One window from the genome of Xenorhabdus bovienii SS-2004 encodes:
- a CDS encoding ISAs1 family transposase encodes MSSVSPLLQHFASLEDPRVQRTQLHSLENILTIAICAVICGAEGWVEIEEFGESKQDFFTQLLDLTNGIPSHDTFGRVFAALDTQAFADCFTSWISTLAQGVDQDIIAIDGKTMRRSLDKANGKAAIHLVSAFACTNRLVLGQVKVESKSNEITAIPELLRRLVLSGSLVTIDAMGCQKAIAHQLHEAGADYVLSLKENHPGLYNDVSHYFDYVSSQPEHLSEYEDVDAGHGRIERRTVQMTHVDWLPEKACWCGLHSIIRVIRERYVGNEVSRESCYFISTLRPTEAQRAATAIRSYWQIETQLHWCLDIAFNEDQQRMQEGNAAANMALLNKIALNLLRLSPTKAGIKARRKRADWEDKYLLTVLGKAQQIYMRLPWVAPVSGCNRVAHPLCKK; translated from the coding sequence ATGTCCTCTGTCAGCCCTTTGTTACAGCATTTTGCCTCACTTGAAGATCCCCGAGTTCAACGAACTCAGTTGCATAGTTTGGAAAATATCCTGACTATCGCCATCTGCGCTGTGATTTGTGGCGCTGAAGGTTGGGTCGAAATTGAAGAGTTTGGCGAATCTAAACAGGATTTCTTTACCCAACTGCTTGATCTCACTAATGGCATCCCCTCTCACGATACCTTTGGTCGTGTCTTTGCTGCACTTGATACGCAGGCTTTTGCCGACTGTTTCACCTCCTGGATATCTACGCTGGCACAAGGAGTTGATCAGGATATCATCGCTATTGATGGCAAAACCATGCGCCGGTCACTCGATAAAGCCAACGGCAAGGCGGCAATCCATCTGGTCAGCGCCTTTGCCTGTACCAATCGCTTAGTTCTGGGACAAGTGAAAGTGGAGAGTAAATCCAATGAAATCACCGCTATTCCTGAGTTACTTCGACGATTGGTTTTGTCTGGAAGTCTGGTGACTATCGATGCCATGGGATGCCAGAAAGCGATTGCTCATCAATTACATGAAGCGGGCGCGGATTACGTACTGAGCCTGAAAGAAAATCATCCCGGCCTGTATAATGATGTCAGCCATTATTTCGATTATGTCTCATCCCAACCGGAGCACCTGAGCGAATATGAAGACGTGGATGCCGGACATGGCCGCATTGAGCGACGCACAGTACAAATGACCCATGTTGATTGGTTGCCGGAAAAGGCGTGCTGGTGTGGTTTACACAGCATAATACGGGTGATCCGCGAACGCTATGTAGGAAATGAAGTGAGCCGGGAGAGCTGTTATTTTATCAGCACTTTACGTCCGACAGAGGCTCAACGGGCAGCGACAGCGATCCGCAGTTACTGGCAAATAGAAACGCAACTCCATTGGTGTCTGGACATTGCATTTAATGAAGATCAACAGCGGATGCAGGAGGGCAATGCGGCGGCTAATATGGCATTACTCAATAAAATCGCGTTGAATTTACTTCGGTTGTCCCCTACCAAAGCAGGAATTAAAGCCCGCCGTAAACGGGCGGATTGGGAGGACAAATATCTGCTTACGGTATTGGGTAAAGCCCAGCAAATTTATATGCGATTGCCCTGGGTCGCACCCGTTTCAGGATGCAACCGCGTTGCGCACCCGTTATGCAAAAAATAA
- a CDS encoding IS630 family transposase, producing MSPRKKTLQHPRADPQARQAFIEHISDDEQTGRPLVYLDESGFAQSMPRKQGYSEKGLRCFGTHDWHAKGRLNVIGAILENTFVTLSLFTGNINADVSYAWMTQDLLPKLPHGAVIVMDNAPFHKRNDTTQAIADSRCQLEWLPAYSPDLNPIEHKWGGAKAIRRQKRCSVDELFTEHIE from the coding sequence ATATCACCCCGAAAAAAAACGCTCCAACACCCTCGCGCTGATCCTCAAGCTCGTCAGGCATTTATCGAGCACATCAGCGATGATGAACAGACTGGCAGACCCCTTGTTTATTTGGATGAAAGTGGTTTTGCTCAATCGATGCCACGTAAACAGGGGTATTCGGAAAAAGGGTTACGCTGTTTTGGTACGCATGACTGGCACGCAAAAGGCCGTCTCAACGTCATTGGCGCCATTCTCGAAAATACCTTCGTCACCTTAAGCTTATTTACCGGGAATATTAATGCCGATGTTTCTTATGCGTGGATGACGCAAGATTTGCTGCCAAAGCTTCCACACGGAGCAGTGATAGTGATGGATAATGCGCCTTTCCATAAACGGAATGACACGACACAAGCGATAGCAGACAGCAGATGTCAACTGGAATGGCTTCCCGCTTATAGTCCGGATTTAAACCCTATAGAACACAAATGGGGCGGAGCAAAAGCGATAAGGAGGCAAAAAAGATGTTCAGTTGATGAGTTGTTTACGGAGCATATTGAATAG
- the guaA gene encoding glutamine-hydrolyzing GMP synthase: MTTNIHQHRILILDFGSQYTQLIARRIREIGVYCELWTWNVTEEQIREFNPSGIILSGGPESTTENNSPCAPEYVFHAGVPVLGICYGMQTMSMQLGGKVGNSTEREFGYAQVEIKDDCELFRGIQDVQSESGKPLLDVWMSHGDKVTAIPEGFITVASTDTCPFAIMANDEKRFYGVQFHPEVTHTHQGLNILQRFVLDICQCEVLWTPASIIDDIVERLRTQIGDDHVILALSGGVDSSVTALLLNRAIGKRLTCVFVDNGLLRLNEADQVMAMFEGKFDLNLVHVKAEERFLSALAGIDEPEAKRKTIGHVFIDVFDEEASKQTQVKWLAQGTIYPDVIESAASATGNAHVIKSHHNVGGLPDDMKLGLVEPLKELFKDEVRRIGLELGLPYDMLYRHPFPGPGLGVRVLGEVKKEYCDLLRRADAIFIEELHKADLYNKVSQAFTVFLPVRSVGVMGDGRKYDWVVSLRAVETIDFMTAHWAHLPYDFLGRVSNRIINEINGISRVVYDISGKPPATIEWE; this comes from the coding sequence ATGACAACTAATATCCACCAGCATCGCATCCTGATCCTTGATTTTGGTTCGCAATATACCCAGCTAATTGCCCGCCGTATTCGTGAAATTGGTGTTTATTGTGAACTTTGGACATGGAATGTCACGGAAGAGCAAATCCGTGAATTTAACCCGAGTGGTATCATCCTTTCGGGTGGGCCGGAAAGTACAACAGAGAATAATAGCCCGTGTGCACCGGAATATGTCTTTCATGCAGGTGTGCCGGTACTGGGAATTTGCTATGGTATGCAAACTATGTCCATGCAACTGGGCGGCAAAGTGGGCAATTCTACTGAGCGCGAATTTGGTTATGCTCAAGTTGAAATCAAAGATGACTGTGAATTATTCCGTGGCATTCAGGATGTTCAGAGTGAATCCGGTAAACCTTTGTTGGATGTTTGGATGAGCCATGGTGATAAAGTCACTGCTATTCCAGAAGGTTTCATCACCGTTGCCAGCACGGATACCTGCCCGTTTGCCATTATGGCCAATGATGAAAAACGTTTTTATGGCGTACAATTCCACCCAGAGGTGACTCATACTCATCAGGGTTTGAATATTTTACAACGCTTTGTACTGGATATCTGTCAATGTGAAGTATTGTGGACGCCAGCTTCCATTATCGACGATATTGTAGAACGCCTGCGTACGCAGATTGGTGATGATCACGTTATTCTGGCACTGTCTGGTGGTGTGGATTCTTCCGTAACCGCATTGCTGCTGAACCGCGCGATTGGTAAACGTCTGACCTGTGTTTTTGTAGACAACGGTCTGTTGCGTCTGAATGAAGCCGATCAGGTTATGGCAATGTTTGAGGGTAAATTCGACCTGAACCTCGTTCATGTTAAGGCAGAAGAGCGCTTCCTGTCTGCGTTGGCGGGTATTGATGAGCCAGAAGCCAAGCGTAAAACCATCGGCCATGTCTTTATTGATGTATTTGATGAAGAAGCATCAAAACAAACTCAGGTTAAATGGCTGGCACAGGGTACAATTTATCCAGATGTTATCGAATCTGCTGCTTCTGCGACAGGCAATGCCCACGTTATCAAATCTCACCACAATGTGGGTGGTCTGCCGGACGATATGAAACTGGGATTAGTTGAACCGCTGAAAGAGCTGTTTAAAGACGAAGTTCGCCGTATTGGTTTGGAACTGGGTCTGCCATATGACATGCTGTACCGCCATCCATTCCCAGGCCCAGGTCTTGGTGTGCGTGTATTAGGTGAAGTGAAGAAAGAGTATTGTGATCTGCTGCGCCGTGCAGATGCTATCTTTATTGAAGAACTGCATAAAGCGGATCTGTACAATAAAGTCAGTCAGGCGTTCACTGTATTCCTGCCAGTGCGCTCTGTCGGCGTAATGGGTGATGGCCGTAAATACGATTGGGTCGTTTCCCTGCGTGCAGTAGAAACCATTGACTTTATGACTGCTCACTGGGCACACCTGCCATATGATTTCTTAGGTCGTGTGTCGAACAGGATCATTAATGAGATCAATGGTATATCGCGGGTAGTCTATGATATCAGCGGTAAGCCACCTGCGACGATCGAGTGGGAATGA